The following coding sequences are from one Microbulbifer sp. TB1203 window:
- a CDS encoding M20 family metallopeptidase, with protein sequence MKRVFLPFALGTALLGAGPATAADADQLLNKTESKVIEWRRHIHRNPELGNREFETAKYIASHLKSLGMEVETGVAHTGVVGLLKGGKPGPTVALRADMDALPVSERVDLPFASKVKTTYNDEEVGVMHACGHDTHVAMLMGAAEVLTGMREQLNGNVLFVFQPAEEGAPDGEEGGAELMLKEGLFKKYKPDVAFGQHVTSNLPAGVIGYRTGPLMASSDEFRITVHGRQTHGSRPWGGVDPITTAAQIVLGTQTIISRQIDITKEPAVVSFGKIDGGVRNNIIPDSVFLNGTIRNFDMDNRRQIFEKLQTTVKHIAESAGARAEVEILEGYPVTVNDPALTQAVLPTLRAAAGEKRVIEVPKITGAEDFSYFANEVPGFYYFLGVTPAGEDPATAASNHSPEFYVDESALKVGTRAITQLALDYMDNHKTL encoded by the coding sequence GTGAAAAGAGTATTCCTGCCTTTCGCCCTGGGGACGGCCCTGCTGGGCGCCGGACCGGCGACAGCCGCCGACGCGGACCAGTTGCTGAACAAAACCGAATCCAAAGTCATCGAATGGCGCCGCCATATCCACCGCAACCCGGAACTGGGCAACCGCGAATTCGAGACCGCCAAGTACATCGCCAGCCACCTGAAATCCCTGGGCATGGAGGTGGAGACCGGCGTGGCCCACACCGGCGTGGTGGGCCTGCTCAAGGGCGGTAAACCCGGCCCCACGGTGGCCCTGCGCGCGGATATGGACGCGCTGCCGGTATCCGAGCGGGTGGACCTGCCCTTCGCCTCCAAGGTGAAGACCACCTACAACGACGAGGAAGTGGGCGTGATGCACGCCTGCGGCCACGACACCCACGTGGCCATGCTGATGGGCGCGGCGGAGGTGCTCACCGGCATGCGCGAGCAGTTGAATGGCAATGTGCTGTTCGTGTTCCAGCCCGCCGAGGAAGGCGCGCCGGACGGCGAGGAGGGTGGCGCCGAGCTGATGCTGAAAGAGGGGCTGTTCAAGAAATACAAGCCGGACGTGGCCTTCGGCCAGCATGTCACCTCCAACCTGCCCGCCGGCGTGATCGGTTACCGCACCGGCCCGCTGATGGCCAGCTCCGACGAGTTCCGCATCACCGTGCACGGCCGCCAGACCCACGGCTCCCGCCCCTGGGGTGGGGTGGACCCGATCACAACCGCCGCGCAGATCGTGCTCGGCACCCAGACCATCATCAGCCGCCAGATCGACATCACCAAGGAACCAGCCGTGGTGTCCTTTGGCAAGATCGACGGCGGGGTGCGCAACAACATCATTCCCGATTCGGTGTTTTTGAACGGCACCATCCGCAACTTCGATATGGACAACCGCCGGCAGATCTTCGAGAAGCTGCAGACCACGGTGAAGCATATCGCCGAGAGCGCCGGCGCCCGGGCGGAGGTGGAGATCCTCGAGGGCTACCCGGTCACCGTCAACGATCCGGCGCTGACTCAGGCGGTACTGCCGACCCTGCGAGCCGCCGCCGGTGAGAAGCGCGTAATCGAAGTGCCCAAGATCACCGGCGCCGAGGACTTCTCCTATTTCGCCAACGAGGTGCCCGGCTTCTACTACTTCCTGGGCGTAACCCCAGCGGGCGAAGATCCGGCCACCGCCGCCAGCAACCACTCACCGGAGTTCTATGTGGACGAGAGCGCGCTGAAGGTGGGCACCAGGGCGATCACCCAGCTGGCGCTGGACTATATGGACAACCACAAAACCCTGTAA
- a CDS encoding NUDIX domain-containing protein, whose product MTKFIKNIKKESLYRSWSRLDKYTFDFLREDGAWEAQQREVYDRGDGAAVLLFNPRKGTVILTRQFRLPTFLNGNSNGMLVEACAGALDGDDPYVCILREIEEETGYRIEKVKKVFEAYMSPGSVTEILHFFTAEYSDEMRVSGGGGVGAEQEYIEVLEYDLEKAYSMIADGLIKDGKTIMLLQYAKLNSLCESNI is encoded by the coding sequence GTGACCAAGTTTATCAAAAACATCAAAAAGGAGTCTCTCTACCGGTCGTGGTCGAGGCTCGACAAATATACATTTGATTTCCTCAGGGAGGACGGCGCCTGGGAGGCCCAGCAAAGGGAAGTCTATGATCGCGGGGATGGCGCCGCCGTATTGTTGTTCAATCCCCGCAAGGGAACGGTAATCTTAACCCGACAGTTTCGCTTGCCGACTTTCCTGAACGGAAACAGCAATGGAATGCTGGTTGAAGCCTGCGCTGGGGCCCTGGATGGGGACGACCCGTACGTTTGTATACTTCGTGAAATTGAGGAGGAGACGGGTTACCGGATCGAGAAGGTTAAAAAAGTATTTGAAGCTTATATGTCTCCAGGCTCGGTTACTGAGATTTTGCATTTTTTTACCGCGGAGTATTCGGATGAAATGCGGGTGTCGGGGGGCGGCGGTGTGGGCGCCGAGCAGGAATATATTGAAGTCCTGGAATATGATCTCGAAAAGGCTTACTCGATGATAGCGGACGGGCTGATAAAGGATGGAAAAACCATAATGCTGCTACAGTATGCAAAACTGAACAGTTTGTGCGAGAGCAATATCTGA
- a CDS encoding sn-glycerol-3-phosphate ABC transporter ATP-binding protein UgpC, which translates to MAGVEFKRVVKRYGDSPPAVPGLDLQVRDGEFMVLVGPSGCGKSTTLRMIAGLESVTAGELWIGDRLVNELPPKDRDVAMVFQNYALYPHMSVFENMAFGLRVRKQPESLIRSKVERAAETLGLGELLGRKPGQLSGGQCQRVALGRAMVRDPQVFLFDEPLSNLDAELRVQTRGNIARLHREFATTSVYVTHDQVEAMTLGSRIAVLNGGELMQLGTPMELYGDPDNVFVAGFMGSPPMNIVPVQNLGRALKNSLIRFECDGLESLPAELLLGVRPEKLCRAAEAPRHWPRLRAAIEMVESLGAEMLVHLGDGRERMVARLPGLQPLTAGDSLELAFDPAAVYLFDPEGRRRIREIQPAPELAQC; encoded by the coding sequence GTGGCCGGCGTTGAATTCAAGCGGGTGGTCAAACGCTACGGAGACAGCCCACCCGCGGTGCCGGGGCTCGACCTGCAGGTCCGCGACGGCGAATTTATGGTGCTGGTGGGCCCCTCCGGCTGCGGCAAGTCCACTACCCTGCGTATGATCGCCGGCCTGGAGTCGGTGACTGCCGGCGAACTGTGGATCGGAGACCGCCTGGTCAACGAACTGCCGCCGAAAGATCGCGACGTGGCCATGGTGTTCCAGAACTACGCCCTCTACCCGCATATGAGCGTGTTCGAAAATATGGCCTTCGGCCTGCGGGTGCGCAAACAGCCGGAATCCCTGATCAGGTCCAAGGTGGAGCGGGCGGCGGAGACCCTGGGGCTCGGCGAACTGCTCGGGCGCAAGCCGGGCCAGCTCTCCGGCGGCCAGTGTCAGCGAGTGGCGCTGGGTCGCGCCATGGTGCGCGATCCGCAGGTCTTCCTGTTCGACGAACCTCTGTCCAACCTGGACGCCGAGCTGCGGGTGCAGACCCGCGGCAATATCGCCCGCCTGCATCGGGAGTTCGCCACCACCTCGGTGTACGTCACCCACGACCAGGTGGAAGCCATGACCCTGGGTTCCCGCATCGCCGTGCTGAACGGCGGGGAACTGATGCAGCTGGGCACGCCGATGGAACTCTACGGCGATCCCGACAATGTGTTCGTAGCCGGCTTTATGGGCTCGCCGCCGATGAATATCGTCCCCGTACAGAACCTCGGCCGCGCTCTGAAAAACTCCCTGATCCGGTTCGAATGCGACGGCCTGGAAAGCCTGCCGGCGGAATTGCTGCTGGGGGTCCGCCCGGAAAAACTGTGCCGCGCCGCGGAGGCGCCGCGTCACTGGCCCCGGTTGCGGGCCGCGATCGAAATGGTCGAAAGCCTGGGGGCGGAGATGCTGGTGCACCTGGGCGACGGCCGCGAACGGATGGTCGCGCGGCTGCCGGGTTTGCAACCGCTTACTGCGGGCGATTCGCTCGAACTCGCTTTCGATCCCGCCGCTGTCTATCTGTTCGACCCCGAGGGCCGGCGACGCATTCGCGAGATTCAGCCCGCGCCGGAGCTGGCACAGTGCTAG
- a CDS encoding Hpt domain-containing protein: MSTFEWQKALADLDGDEEILRDLAEVFLAEAYAMTDAVRNAVEWEHAAELRRSAHSLKGAVRVFHADAATAAAFDLEKMGRDANFQGADRALAKLEEEVGRLCSELRNHLQNDTPPAN, translated from the coding sequence ATGAGCACTTTCGAATGGCAAAAAGCGCTGGCCGACCTGGACGGCGACGAGGAAATCCTGCGCGATCTGGCGGAGGTCTTCCTCGCCGAAGCCTACGCCATGACGGATGCCGTCCGCAACGCGGTGGAGTGGGAGCACGCCGCCGAATTGCGCCGCTCCGCCCACAGCCTGAAGGGCGCGGTTCGCGTGTTTCACGCCGATGCCGCCACCGCCGCCGCATTTGATCTGGAAAAGATGGGCCGCGATGCCAACTTCCAGGGCGCGGACCGGGCCCTGGCTAAGCTGGAAGAGGAAGTGGGTCGCCTGTGCAGCGAGCTCAGGAATCACCTGCAAAACGATACGCCCCCGGCCAACTGA
- a CDS encoding Glu/Leu/Phe/Val dehydrogenase dimerization domain-containing protein translates to MRPLRVLLVEDNPVYRRLIEKLLAGSQSPPFDVTSVDRLSAAFESLDRQSFDVVLLDLLLPDSEAHETFFRLRSRAPDTAIVIQTGFDDVTLASKAVEGGAQDYLIKDRIGRVGLVRSIRYAVERMRARGAEWASGMFHLAQQQFLKAAYIVELDDNVRQRLLFPERAQVAALPFRRDEHGEVETVFGYRVQHVLAMGPTKGGIRYHQGVDLGEVAALAMWMTWKCALMRLPFGGAKGGIRINPLDLSRSELQRLTRRYTLSFIDIIGPDMDIPAPDMGTNEQVMAWIMDTYSHRIGYTVPAVVTGKPVVLGGSQGRTEATGRGLVYCIVEAARHLGLDLRQCTATVQGFGNVGAHTARFLRENGVKVIAVSDVSTAVHNAEGLDIDDLEAYVARRRFLEDYPRGEHISNSELLELPCDILALAALQNQVTIDNVQRIDCKILAEGANGPTTLEADDVLRERGIFVLPDILANAGGVTVSYFEWVQGMQNFMWTLEEVNTRLHAIMTDAFRRTLTRAEKEGTDMRTAALIEALDRVRQAELLRGLFP, encoded by the coding sequence ATGCGCCCGCTCAGGGTATTACTGGTGGAAGATAATCCGGTTTACCGGCGCCTGATCGAAAAACTGCTCGCCGGCAGCCAATCTCCCCCCTTCGACGTTACCTCCGTCGACCGCTTGTCGGCCGCGTTCGAGAGTCTCGACCGGCAGTCGTTCGACGTGGTGCTGCTCGATCTCCTGCTGCCGGACAGCGAGGCCCACGAAACATTCTTCCGTCTGCGCAGTCGGGCGCCGGACACGGCCATCGTCATCCAGACGGGATTTGACGACGTCACCCTGGCGTCGAAGGCGGTGGAGGGCGGTGCCCAGGATTACCTGATCAAGGACCGCATCGGCCGGGTCGGGCTGGTGCGCTCGATCCGCTACGCGGTGGAGCGGATGCGGGCCCGCGGCGCGGAGTGGGCCTCCGGCATGTTCCACCTCGCCCAACAGCAGTTCCTCAAGGCCGCCTACATCGTCGAACTCGATGACAACGTGCGCCAGCGGCTGCTGTTTCCGGAACGGGCCCAGGTGGCGGCCCTGCCGTTCCGGCGCGACGAGCACGGCGAGGTGGAAACCGTGTTCGGCTACCGGGTGCAGCACGTGCTGGCCATGGGACCCACCAAGGGGGGCATCCGCTATCACCAGGGGGTGGATCTGGGCGAGGTCGCGGCACTGGCGATGTGGATGACCTGGAAGTGCGCCCTGATGCGCCTGCCCTTCGGCGGCGCCAAGGGTGGCATCCGCATCAACCCACTGGATCTGTCGCGCTCCGAGTTGCAGCGCCTGACGCGGCGCTACACTCTCTCGTTTATCGATATCATCGGTCCGGACATGGATATCCCCGCCCCCGACATGGGCACCAACGAACAGGTGATGGCCTGGATCATGGATACCTACAGCCATCGCATCGGCTACACCGTGCCCGCGGTGGTCACCGGTAAACCGGTGGTGCTGGGCGGCTCCCAGGGGCGCACCGAAGCCACCGGCCGCGGCTTGGTGTACTGCATCGTCGAAGCCGCCCGCCACCTCGGGCTCGATCTCAGGCAGTGCACCGCGACGGTCCAGGGTTTTGGCAACGTCGGCGCCCACACCGCCCGTTTCCTGCGGGAAAACGGCGTCAAGGTGATCGCCGTCAGCGATGTGAGCACTGCCGTACACAATGCGGAAGGGCTCGACATCGACGACCTGGAAGCCTACGTGGCGCGGCGCCGCTTTCTGGAGGACTACCCCCGTGGCGAGCACATCAGCAACAGCGAACTGCTGGAGCTGCCCTGCGACATTCTGGCGCTGGCCGCCCTGCAGAACCAGGTCACCATCGACAATGTGCAGCGTATCGATTGCAAGATCCTCGCCGAGGGCGCCAACGGTCCCACCACTCTGGAAGCCGACGATGTACTGCGCGAAAGGGGCATCTTCGTGCTGCCGGACATCCTCGCCAACGCGGGTGGCGTCACCGTTTCCTACTTTGAATGGGTGCAGGGCATGCAGAACTTCATGTGGACGCTGGAGGAGGTCAATACCCGGCTCCACGCAATCATGACCGACGCCTTCCGCCGTACCCTGACCCGGGCGGAAAAGGAAGGCACCGACATGCGCACTGCCGCGCTCATCGAGGCGCTGGACCGGGTCAGACAAGCGGAACTGTTGCGGGGGCTGTTCCCCTGA
- a CDS encoding sugar ABC transporter permease, whose protein sequence is MILFACKQAPTRRIKKILTDICSWRFALLFLASAVVIYPLLWVISLAFSGQQSLQLVQLSENAGLAQQIAALVPLPHQWSLDNFRAVLTEQPFMQWLGNSLVVATGTTLVGLSLACPAAYAFARFRFAGRERGLMLFLISQMFPALLMLIPLYVIVVRWLGLGNSWLGLILVYSITALPFCVWMLKGYFDTLPCEIEESALLEGASRPQIFRKIILPLARPAIVVTGLFSFMTAWNEFILASIFMDDESLYTVPVGLRFFVNDYASEWGFFAAGSILVSLPVIALFTMLQRFLASGLSSGAVKG, encoded by the coding sequence ATGATTCTTTTCGCCTGCAAGCAGGCTCCTACAAGGCGTATTAAAAAAATCCTGACGGATATTTGCAGCTGGCGTTTTGCACTGCTATTCCTCGCCAGCGCCGTCGTGATCTATCCACTACTGTGGGTGATCAGCTTGGCATTTTCCGGCCAACAATCCCTGCAACTGGTCCAACTGTCGGAAAACGCAGGCCTCGCCCAGCAGATCGCCGCCCTGGTTCCGCTACCCCACCAATGGTCCCTGGACAACTTCCGCGCGGTGCTTACCGAACAGCCGTTTATGCAATGGCTGGGCAACAGTCTGGTGGTGGCCACCGGCACCACCCTGGTCGGGCTGTCCCTGGCCTGTCCCGCCGCCTACGCATTCGCCCGCTTTCGTTTTGCCGGCCGCGAACGCGGGTTGATGCTGTTTTTGATCTCACAGATGTTCCCCGCGCTGCTGATGCTGATACCGCTGTATGTGATCGTGGTGCGCTGGCTGGGCCTGGGCAATTCCTGGCTGGGTCTGATCCTGGTGTACTCGATCACCGCGCTGCCGTTTTGTGTGTGGATGCTCAAGGGTTACTTCGATACTCTTCCCTGCGAGATCGAGGAGTCCGCGCTGCTGGAGGGCGCATCGCGCCCGCAGATTTTCCGCAAAATCATCCTGCCACTGGCGCGCCCGGCGATCGTCGTGACCGGGCTGTTCTCATTTATGACCGCCTGGAACGAATTTATCCTCGCCTCCATTTTTATGGACGACGAATCCCTGTACACGGTACCGGTAGGGTTGCGCTTCTTCGTCAACGACTACGCCTCCGAGTGGGGCTTCTTCGCCGCCGGCTCCATACTGGTTTCCCTGCCGGTAATTGCGTTATTTACTATGCTGCAGCGTTTTCTGGCCTCGGGGCTTTCTTCCGGGGCGGTCAAAGGTTAG
- a CDS encoding extracellular solute-binding protein, translating to MLCLCAAKVSAQEELLLWHGYRGAERQALEQLLQDYNRRQGEVRVRALAVPFGSYADKLSAALPRGQGPDVFIFAHDRIGGWARAGHTVAPIDGLVEEAVLQRFPQKLLSAMRYRGHLYGLPFNFKSTALIYNRALVQSPPATTEELLTLAREYTDQKNGRFGLAYSYTEPFFHGALMNSFGHGPFDENSRLALDSDGNILSLQLLEDWARLYRILPEEPSSTLIASLFNRGRAAMVISGPWMLGEIAPGIDYGVSPLPVNSASGKPLAPWVAVEGLFVSSWSNNKAAAYRLLEFLTARAAAERMAIAGGQLPANLAAFEHPTVAADKNAMAFRRQLDTAVPIPNLPEMTLLWMPLENVLKKVVKGAARPAPEMHRLQRRLEREIAALDPGRSAGAKPGEIPTWLWLVPAALAVCLLRRRRRIADGWRRHRTAYLYILPAVIGMLLLVFFPLLYGLLLSFTDTTLLNENTPLASRWLGLDNYVGILGDWNLWYGEGPERSINFDNFYWTLFVTVCWTASNVLIAVGVALVLALALNKPVFGRTWFRVLLILPWAIPNYITALVWKGMFHPQFGVINQALQIFGVAPVAWFDSVGASFFTGLVTNVWLSIPFMLVVILGGLQSIPRELYEAAKVEGAGRWFQFRSITLPLLKPVLVPAVVLSVVWTFNMFNVIYLVSDGAPAGATDILITKAFRIGFEKYQYAYAAAYSMVILALLFCYALWQMRFSKALESAR from the coding sequence ATGCTGTGCCTCTGCGCAGCCAAAGTTTCCGCCCAGGAAGAACTACTCCTCTGGCACGGCTACCGCGGCGCCGAGCGCCAGGCCCTGGAGCAACTGCTGCAAGACTATAACCGCCGCCAGGGCGAAGTGCGGGTTCGCGCGCTGGCGGTCCCTTTCGGCAGTTACGCGGACAAACTCTCCGCGGCGCTGCCCCGGGGTCAGGGGCCGGATGTATTTATCTTCGCCCACGACCGCATCGGCGGTTGGGCCAGGGCCGGCCACACCGTCGCGCCCATCGACGGACTGGTGGAAGAAGCGGTGTTGCAGCGCTTTCCGCAAAAACTGCTCAGTGCCATGCGCTACCGCGGCCACCTCTACGGCCTGCCGTTCAATTTCAAAAGCACCGCGCTGATCTACAACCGCGCGCTGGTGCAGAGCCCCCCGGCCACTACGGAGGAACTGCTCACTCTCGCCCGCGAGTACACTGACCAGAAGAACGGCCGCTTCGGCCTCGCCTACAGCTACACCGAACCCTTTTTCCACGGCGCGCTGATGAACAGCTTCGGCCACGGCCCCTTCGATGAAAACAGCCGCCTGGCGCTGGACAGTGATGGCAATATCCTGTCGCTGCAACTGCTGGAAGATTGGGCGCGGTTGTACCGGATACTGCCGGAAGAACCCAGCAGCACCCTGATCGCCAGCCTGTTCAACCGGGGCCGTGCGGCTATGGTGATCAGCGGTCCCTGGATGCTGGGGGAGATAGCCCCGGGAATTGACTACGGGGTGTCGCCCCTGCCGGTCAACAGCGCCAGCGGCAAACCGCTGGCGCCCTGGGTGGCGGTGGAAGGGTTGTTTGTCTCCTCCTGGTCGAACAACAAGGCCGCCGCCTACCGCCTGCTGGAATTTCTCACCGCGCGCGCCGCCGCCGAGCGAATGGCCATTGCCGGCGGCCAGCTGCCCGCCAATCTGGCCGCTTTCGAACACCCCACAGTTGCCGCCGACAAAAACGCCATGGCCTTTCGTCGCCAGTTGGACACCGCAGTGCCTATTCCCAATTTGCCGGAAATGACCCTGCTGTGGATGCCGCTGGAGAATGTATTAAAAAAAGTGGTCAAGGGAGCGGCGCGGCCGGCGCCGGAAATGCATCGGCTGCAGCGCCGGCTGGAGAGGGAAATCGCCGCACTCGATCCCGGGCGGAGCGCAGGTGCAAAGCCCGGGGAAATTCCCACCTGGTTGTGGCTGGTACCCGCGGCGTTGGCAGTATGTCTCCTGCGCCGGCGCCGCCGGATCGCCGACGGCTGGCGCCGGCACAGGACCGCCTATCTGTATATCCTGCCGGCGGTAATCGGCATGCTGCTGTTGGTGTTTTTCCCGCTGCTCTACGGCCTGCTGCTGTCATTCACCGACACCACGCTGCTCAACGAGAACACACCGCTCGCCAGCCGCTGGCTGGGGCTGGACAATTATGTGGGGATTCTCGGCGACTGGAATCTCTGGTACGGCGAGGGCCCCGAGCGGAGTATCAATTTCGATAATTTCTACTGGACCCTTTTCGTCACCGTCTGCTGGACCGCAAGCAATGTGCTGATCGCGGTGGGGGTGGCGCTGGTACTGGCGCTGGCACTGAACAAACCGGTTTTCGGTCGCACCTGGTTCCGCGTGCTGTTGATCCTGCCCTGGGCCATTCCCAACTACATCACCGCGCTGGTATGGAAGGGCATGTTTCACCCGCAGTTCGGCGTTATCAACCAGGCGCTGCAGATCTTCGGTGTGGCGCCGGTGGCCTGGTTCGATTCCGTGGGCGCGAGCTTCTTTACCGGCCTGGTCACCAACGTGTGGCTGAGTATTCCGTTTATGCTGGTGGTGATTCTTGGCGGTCTGCAGTCGATCCCCCGGGAACTTTATGAAGCGGCGAAAGTGGAAGGCGCAGGGCGCTGGTTCCAGTTCCGCTCAATTACCCTGCCACTGCTCAAGCCTGTGCTGGTGCCGGCGGTTGTTCTCTCGGTGGTGTGGACCTTCAATATGTTTAACGTGATCTACCTGGTGAGCGACGGCGCACCGGCGGGAGCCACTGATATCCTGATCACCAAAGCGTTCCGCATCGGCTTCGAGAAATACCAGTACGCCTACGCCGCAGCCTATTCCATGGTGATACTGGCGCTGCTGTTCTGCTACGCCCTGTGGCAGATGCGTTTCTCCAAAGCCCTGGAGTCCGCCCGATGA
- a CDS encoding LacI family DNA-binding transcriptional regulator — MSNIREVSRVAGVSIATVSRALSHPEKVSKEALAKVNAAIEKVKYRPNMMARNFRAVRAYSIVVLVPNISNLFFATVIRGIEDAAQQKGYSVLLGDTRDSIARERDYTKLVETRQADGILQLRPHVPGESLEPEADIPMVSTCGCEDTPYPSVRIDNAGAAGEIVQYLIGQGHRRIGVLAGLHDNPHSRDRLRGYREALHKAGISYDADLLVNGDFTMGSGLMAASHFSRMKNRPTAIFSMNDEMAIGCIQGLKSAGIRVPEEMSITGFDDIEFARYSDPPLTTVAQPAEELGRIGFNTLLELIEGQELQQTETVLPYEFIVRKSTPALS; from the coding sequence ATGTCGAATATCAGGGAAGTGTCACGAGTTGCCGGGGTTTCAATTGCCACGGTATCCCGGGCGCTCAGCCATCCGGAAAAAGTCTCGAAAGAGGCGCTGGCCAAGGTCAACGCAGCGATCGAGAAGGTAAAGTACCGGCCCAACATGATGGCCCGTAACTTTCGTGCCGTGCGTGCCTACTCGATCGTTGTCCTGGTGCCCAATATCTCCAACCTGTTTTTCGCCACCGTTATCCGGGGAATAGAGGACGCCGCCCAGCAAAAGGGCTATAGCGTCCTGCTGGGAGATACCAGGGACTCCATCGCCCGCGAGCGCGATTACACCAAACTGGTGGAGACCCGCCAGGCGGACGGCATACTGCAGTTACGCCCCCATGTTCCCGGCGAGTCCCTGGAGCCGGAGGCGGACATCCCCATGGTTTCGACCTGCGGCTGCGAGGATACTCCCTACCCGTCGGTGCGCATTGATAACGCCGGCGCCGCAGGTGAGATCGTTCAATATTTGATCGGTCAGGGCCACCGCAGGATCGGTGTCCTCGCCGGCCTCCACGACAACCCCCACTCCCGCGACCGCCTGCGCGGTTATCGGGAAGCCCTGCACAAGGCAGGCATCTCCTATGATGCCGACCTGCTGGTCAATGGCGATTTCACCATGGGATCGGGACTGATGGCGGCCAGCCATTTTTCCCGCATGAAAAACCGCCCCACTGCCATTTTCTCGATGAATGATGAAATGGCCATCGGTTGCATCCAGGGCCTCAAGTCCGCCGGCATTCGTGTGCCGGAGGAGATGTCCATCACCGGTTTCGACGATATCGAGTTCGCCCGCTATAGCGACCCGCCCCTGACGACGGTTGCCCAACCCGCCGAAGAGCTGGGCCGCATCGGGTTTAACACCCTGCTGGAACTGATCGAAGGCCAGGAGCTGCAGCAGACCGAAACGGTCCTGCCCTACGAATTTATAGTGCGCAAAAGCACCCCAGCTCTTTCCTAG
- a CDS encoding AGE family epimerase/isomerase, translating to MSQELSEWSERLQSWMVDSAIPLWISRGFDPATGSAYEQLDSEGNADRDCAKRVRVQARQMFFIACASFRGWVSDGAERVAALENYLARYATHPNTPDVYVHLLTSDDRIGDTRQDLYDLAFFLLACAWRLRAFNDLAALRKAEALICHLDQYLKGLRGGWLEGDYETEVRRQNPHMHLLEAFIALYDASGDGRWLARAGEVFALFENCFYDSERGLLLEYFRHDWCPLSETEGQKVEPGHMLEWVWLLHQYSQRSGAPVDRYTRTLYDNALSLGQEKTTGLIYDAITPSGKIHQPTKRCWPITELIKASLCQATHGDTVAEQQAAHGIRLLFEYYFSPSLPGLYIDQLDKQNQVINHNAPASTLYHLMVATTEVIDHSKAAAMKRRARQEVLPS from the coding sequence ATGTCCCAGGAACTCTCCGAATGGTCCGAGCGGTTGCAGAGTTGGATGGTGGATTCCGCCATCCCCCTTTGGATCAGCAGGGGATTTGATCCCGCCACCGGCAGCGCCTATGAGCAACTCGACAGCGAAGGCAATGCCGACAGGGACTGCGCCAAACGGGTTCGGGTCCAGGCGCGGCAGATGTTCTTTATTGCCTGCGCCAGCTTCCGCGGCTGGGTCAGTGACGGCGCGGAGCGGGTAGCGGCGCTGGAAAATTACCTGGCTCGCTATGCCACCCATCCCAATACTCCCGATGTCTATGTTCACCTGCTGACCAGCGACGATCGCATCGGCGACACGCGCCAGGACCTCTACGACCTGGCCTTCTTTCTCCTTGCCTGTGCCTGGCGCCTGCGCGCCTTCAACGATCTTGCAGCCCTGCGCAAGGCGGAGGCGTTGATCTGTCATCTGGATCAATATCTCAAGGGCCTCCGGGGCGGCTGGCTGGAGGGGGACTACGAGACGGAAGTGAGACGGCAAAACCCGCACATGCATCTGCTCGAAGCCTTTATCGCCCTCTACGACGCCAGCGGCGACGGTCGCTGGCTGGCCCGGGCCGGGGAGGTTTTCGCACTCTTTGAAAACTGTTTCTACGATAGTGAACGGGGACTGCTGCTGGAGTACTTCCGGCACGACTGGTGCCCGCTCTCTGAAACCGAGGGGCAGAAAGTGGAGCCCGGCCACATGCTGGAATGGGTATGGCTGCTGCATCAGTACAGCCAACGCAGCGGCGCCCCCGTCGATCGCTATACCCGCACCTTGTATGACAATGCGCTGTCACTGGGCCAGGAGAAAACCACTGGGTTGATTTACGATGCGATCACTCCCAGCGGTAAAATCCACCAGCCCACTAAACGGTGCTGGCCGATTACAGAGTTGATCAAAGCCAGCCTGTGCCAGGCCACACACGGAGATACCGTTGCTGAACAGCAGGCTGCGCACGGGATACGACTACTGTTCGAATATTACTTTTCCCCTTCCCTGCCCGGTCTATACATTGATCAACTGGATAAACAGAACCAGGTTATTAATCACAATGCTCCGGCCAGCACCCTTTATCACCTGATGGTGGCCACTACCGAGGTGATCGATCACAGCAAGGCGGCGGCAATGAAGCGGAGAGCCCGCCAAGAAGTCCTGCCCAGCTAA